The genomic region GCGGCTTCGGCCTGACCCTGCTGCCGCTGCTGGCCGCACTGCCCGCGCTGCTGCTGGCTGGCTGCTTCGTCGACCCCTCGGACGGGCTCGGCGCGGCGCTGCGCGGCGCGCTGCTGGCGGTCGTGCCCGCCGCCCTGGTCTTCGGGCTGGTGTACGCGACGTTGCTGGTGCTCGCGGTCCGCTTGCTGAGCCTCGGCCTGCGGGCCGGCTACCACCCGCTGCACGGGCGGGTCGGCTGGCAGGCCTGGACGGTCAGCCAGCTGATGGACCTGGCCCGGGAGCAGCTCTTCCCGCTCTACGCGGGCCTGGTCACCCCGGTCTGGCTGCGGCTGCTCGGGATGAAGGTCGGCCGGCGCGCCGAGGTCTCGACGGTGCTGGCGCTGCCCAGCCTGACCACGGTCGGCGACGGCGCCTTCCTGGCCGACGACACCCTGATCGCACCCTACGAGCTGGGCGGCGGCTGGCTGCGGGTCGGGAAGGCCGAGATCGGCCGCAAGGCGTTCCTCGGCAACTCCGGGATGACCGCGCCCGGCCGCGCGGTGCCCGACCGGGGCTTGGTCGGGGTGCTCTCGGCCACCCCGAAGAAGGCCAAGAAGGGCAGCTCCTACCTGGGACTGCCGCCGATGAAGCTGCCGCGCGCGGCCGAGGGCGGCGACCAGAGCCTGACCTACGAGCCGCCGACCCGGCTGCTCTGGGCGCGCGGGCTGGTGGAGCTGGCCAGGCTGGTGCCGGTGTTCTGCTCGGTGGCGCTGGCGGTGCTGACCGTCGCGGCACTGGCCGCGCTCTCCTCCCCGCTGCTGATGGCGCTGCTCGGCGGGGTGCTGCTGCTGTCGGCCGGGCTGCTGGCCTGCGTGGTGTCGGTGGCGGCGAAGTGGCTGCTGGTCGGCCGGTTCCGGGCGGTCGAGCACCCGCTGTGGAGCAGCTTCGTCTGGCGCAACGAGCTGGCCGACACCTTCGTCGAGGTGCTGGCGGTCCCGTGGCTGGTCGGCGCGGTGCCGGGGACTCCGGTGCTGGTGCTCTGGCTGCGCGCGCTGGGTGCCCGGATCGGGCGCGGCGTGTGGTGCGAGAGCTACTGGCTGCCCGAGGCGGACCTGGTGACCCTCGGCGACGGGGTCACCGTGAACCGTGGCTGTGTGCTGCAGACCCACCTCTTTCACGACCGGATCATGCGCATGGATAGTGTGGTCCTCCGCGAGGGCGCCACCCTGGGCCCGGGCGGGATCGTGCTGCCCGGCAGCACCGTCGGGGCCCGCAGCACGCTCGGGCCGGCCTCGCTGGTGATGCGCGCCGAGTCCGTCCCGGCGGACTCCCGCTGGCTGGGCAACCCGATCGAGGCCTGGCAAGCGTGACCCAAGGAGTGGACCACCCGGTGAGCCCCAAGCAGGCCGATCCGTACTTCCCGAACAACGGCGACCCCCGGTACCGAGTCCACCGTTACGAACTGACCCTCGACTACCGTCCGGGGCCCAACCGGCTCGCCGGCACCGCCCGGATCAGCGCGCTGGCCGGCCCCGAGGTGCTGCGCGAGTTCGCCCTCGACCTGGCCGAGTTCCGGATCGGCCGGGTGCTGGTGGACGGCAAGGCCGCGCACTACACCCACCGCGGCGCCAAGCTGCGGATCAAGCCCGCCAAGCCGCTGGCCGTCGGTGCGGCCTTCACGGTCGAGGTGCACTACAGCGGCAATCCGCGCCCGGTCCGCAGCCAGTGGGGCGGCCTGGGGTGGGAGGAGCTGACGGACGGTGCCCTGGTGGCCAGTCAGCCGGTCGGTGCGCCCTCCTGGTTCCCGTGCAACGACCGGCCCGCAGACAAGGCCGCCTACCAGATCTCGATCACCACGCCCTCGCTCTACCAGGTGGTGACGGGTGGTCGGCTGCTCACCAGGACCACCCGGGCGAGCAGCACCACCTGGGTCTACGAGCAGTCCGCGCCGACCCCGAGCTACCTGGTCGGGGTGGCGATAGCGCCGTTGGAGAAGGTCCTGCTGGTCGACGCCGAACCGGGCGCCGTCCCGCAGACCGGTTATGTCCCCGCCGAGCTGGTGCCGCGCTTCGCAGGCGACTTCGGACGGCAGCCGCAGATGCTGCGGCTCTTCGAGGAGCTCTTCGGCCCCTACCCGTTCGGCGAGTACGCGGTGGTGATCGCCGAGGAGGAGCTGGACGTCCCGGTCGAGGCCCAGGGCATGGCGGTCTTCGGCACCAACCACGTGGACGGTGTGCGCGGCTCCGAGCGGCTGGTCGCCCACGAGTTGGCGCACCAGTGGTTCGGCAACAGCCTGACCATCGCCGACTGGCGGCACATCTGGCTCAACGAGGGCTTCGCCAAGTTCGCCGAGTGGATCTGGTCCGAGCGCTCGGGCGGCCGCAGCATCGCCGCGCACGCCGCCGAGGCGCACCGCAAACTGGCCGCCCTCCCGCAGGACCTCCGCCTCGCCGACCCCGGCCGCAAGCTGATGTTCGACGACCGGCTGTACGAGCGCGGCGGCCTGACCGTCTACGCCCTCTACCGGGCGCTCAGCGCGCCGATGTTCCTGCGGATGCTGCGGGACTGGACGACCGGCCGCCGCCACGGGGTGGTGACGACGGCCGACTTCATGGCGCACGCCCAGCGCTACACGGCTCCCGGGCAGTCCCTGGTGGAGTTGTTCGACGCCTGGCTGTACCAGGGGGAGCTGCCGCAGCTGCCGTAAGCGCGGGGTAAGTCGGCGGTAAGGGCGGGGGCGGATCGTCCTCGGTGGGGGCGAGAGGCGCTCCCACCGACTGGAGGACTCCATGCGCATTCCTCGCACTGCGGCCAAGATCGGCGCCGCCCTCGCCATCGCGGCTTCGGCCGCCACCCTGACCAGCGCGCCCGCGCACGCGGCGAGCGGCTGGGTCTGCCGCGACGCGGTGCCCAACGTGGGCCCGCTCCACCTGTCCGTCCAGCCCTGCATGGTCATCTACTCCGACCACGTCACCGGCGTGACCATCCTGAGCGGCAGCGGGTCCGGCAGCGTGCGCGCGATGGTCGGCCTGAACCACGTGTACTCGTTCTACCGGATCGAGACCGACAGCTGGACCCCTGGCTCGGAGGACCCGTTCTACAACGTGTCCCACGGCAACTCGTACAACATCTCGGGCGGCTACTACTACGGCGGCGCCGAGTACGGCGACATCCAGAGCCCGGTCGTCAACTACTGACCCGCCGGGACGGGAGCCCGCGGCGGCCCGCATCCGCCGCCGCGGGCCGCTCACGGCTGGTACGGCGGGGTCAGGCCCCAGCCCCAGCGGGGCATCGGGGTCTGCACCACGCGCTCGGCGCCGGGCGCGGAGAACATCTTGGCCATCCGGGTGCCCCACTCCAGGTACCCGGTGAAGGCGGCCCGGAACTCCGGGTCGTCCGGCAGGCCGACCTGGTCGGCGGTGTCCTGGAGCAGTGCCACCCAGCGGCGGCGCTGCTGCTCCGTCAGATTGCGGCCCAGGTGGCGGGAGACCATGTGCGGGTGTCCGCCGCGCTCGGCGGAGTAGGCCGGCGGGCCGCCGAAGACCTCGCCGAGGAAGAGCGCGACGTGCTGCGGGTGCTCGTCGTCCATGCCGGCGAAGACCGGGGCGAGGATCTCGTCCTTGGCCACCTGCGCGTAGAAGGCACTGGTGAGCCGGGCCAGCGCCGGGGCGCCGCCCAGGTACTCGTAGAGGGTGGGCGGTTCGCCCCGGCCGGGGCCGCTGCCCTGGATGCCGGTGTCGGCGTAGTGGCGCATCTCCTGGATCGCGCCGACATAGGGTTTGATCGCCGCGAAGAACTCGGCGAACTGGGTGGAGCGGCGGAAGCCCTCCAAGTGGTCGTGGACCGAGGTCCAGCGGATCCGAAGGATGTACGAGCCGGGCTCGTCCACGCTCTCGGTGAGCTCGTAGTCCACGCAGTGGGGCGAGGCGGCCAGCGGGACGGCGGCGCGGCGGTAGGCGGCCGTGAACTCCTCGCGGTCGCTCTCCGCGATCTGGTAGCGGATGTACTCGACAGTTGTCATGGCAGCTATGATGCTCCGTCAGAACCTGTTCAGCGGGCGGACTTTCGGGGCGATCGCGGAATTGAGCTGTAGGAGAACGAGCACCGCCACGCTGAGGTAGGTGCTGATCGCACCGAGCAGCACCGCTCCCGCGTAGAGCTGCTGGGCGACCACGATCCGCCGCCGGGCGGCCGCCACCGTCCCGGTCGGCGCGTCGGCCCGGACCAGGCCGGCCGAGTCCGCGTAGCGCAGTCCGGCGAGCAGCAGCAGGCCGAGCACCAGCAGGTGCAGCCAGTAGACCAGCAGCGCGACCCGGTACGCCTCGTACTCGGCGAGCAGTGCGGTGGAGAACGGCATCAGTGAGATCAGCCCGAGGAACGCCAGGTGGATCCAGGTGAGTTGGCGGTCGCTGCGGGCGAAGTGGTCCAACTGGGTCTGCTGGCCCATCCAGAACATGCCCAGGGTCAGGAAGCCGAGCAGGAAGATCCCCAATCGCGGCGCCAGGTGCAGCAGTTCGCGGGCGAGTTGGCCCTCGCCGTGCAGCGCGTCGGCCGACCAGAGGGGCTGGCCGCCGTGCACCGCCGCCAGCTGCGGCACGTGCAGGTCCAGCACCAGCAGGGTCATCGCGACGGCGAAGATCCCGTCGCTGATCGCGGCCAGCCGGTGCAGACTGCCGCCCGCTATCCGGTGGTACGTCGTGGTCATTCGCGTGCCCTCTCCCCCGGTGGAATACTCGTTGATCACGTTCCAACGGGGAGGATGATACGAAGATGAACCGTTTCACGGTGCATTACATCGGCGGTCCGACGGCGGTGCTGGAGTTGGACGGGGTGCGGTTCCTGACCGATCCGACCTTCGACGCGCCGGGCGAGTACCCGCGCGGGAACCGGGTCCTGACCAAGACCGCAGGGCCGGCGTTGACGGCGGATCAGGTCGGTCCGGTGGACGCCGTACTGCTCTCGCACGACCAGCACCCGGACAACCTGGACCGCGCCGGGTCGGCGTACCTGGTCGGCGCGCCGGTGGTGCTGAGCACCGGCGCCGCCGCCGAGCGGCTCGGCGGGACGGTTCGGGCGCTGGCGAACTGGGCGAGCGTGGAGGTCGGCGGGGTGCGGGTGACCGGGGTGCCCGCGCAGCACGGTCCGGACGGCAGCGAGCACTTGGTGGGCGAGGTGACCGGGTTCGTGCTGCAGGGCTCCGGGCTGCCGCGGGTGTACGTGAGCGGGGACAACGCCTCGCTGGAGGTGGTCCGCGAGGTGCTCGACCGGATCGGCCCGATCGATGTCGCGGTGCTCTTCGCGGGCGCCG from Kitasatospora azatica KCTC 9699 harbors:
- a CDS encoding M1 family metallopeptidase, with translation MSPKQADPYFPNNGDPRYRVHRYELTLDYRPGPNRLAGTARISALAGPEVLREFALDLAEFRIGRVLVDGKAAHYTHRGAKLRIKPAKPLAVGAAFTVEVHYSGNPRPVRSQWGGLGWEELTDGALVASQPVGAPSWFPCNDRPADKAAYQISITTPSLYQVVTGGRLLTRTTRASSTTWVYEQSAPTPSYLVGVAIAPLEKVLLVDAEPGAVPQTGYVPAELVPRFAGDFGRQPQMLRLFEELFGPYPFGEYAVVIAEEELDVPVEAQGMAVFGTNHVDGVRGSERLVAHELAHQWFGNSLTIADWRHIWLNEGFAKFAEWIWSERSGGRSIAAHAAEAHRKLAALPQDLRLADPGRKLMFDDRLYERGGLTVYALYRALSAPMFLRMLRDWTTGRRHGVVTTADFMAHAQRYTAPGQSLVELFDAWLYQGELPQLP
- a CDS encoding group II truncated hemoglobin, yielding MTTVEYIRYQIAESDREEFTAAYRRAAVPLAASPHCVDYELTESVDEPGSYILRIRWTSVHDHLEGFRRSTQFAEFFAAIKPYVGAIQEMRHYADTGIQGSGPGRGEPPTLYEYLGGAPALARLTSAFYAQVAKDEILAPVFAGMDDEHPQHVALFLGEVFGGPPAYSAERGGHPHMVSRHLGRNLTEQQRRRWVALLQDTADQVGLPDDPEFRAAFTGYLEWGTRMAKMFSAPGAERVVQTPMPRWGWGLTPPYQP
- a CDS encoding TMEM175 family protein, coding for MTTTYHRIAGGSLHRLAAISDGIFAVAMTLLVLDLHVPQLAAVHGGQPLWSADALHGEGQLARELLHLAPRLGIFLLGFLTLGMFWMGQQTQLDHFARSDRQLTWIHLAFLGLISLMPFSTALLAEYEAYRVALLVYWLHLLVLGLLLLAGLRYADSAGLVRADAPTGTVAAARRRIVVAQQLYAGAVLLGAISTYLSVAVLVLLQLNSAIAPKVRPLNRF
- a CDS encoding MBL fold metallo-hydrolase, producing the protein MNRFTVHYIGGPTAVLELDGVRFLTDPTFDAPGEYPRGNRVLTKTAGPALTADQVGPVDAVLLSHDQHPDNLDRAGSAYLVGAPVVLSTGAAAERLGGTVRALANWASVEVGGVRVTGVPAQHGPDGSEHLVGEVTGFVLQGSGLPRVYVSGDNASLEVVREVLDRIGPIDVAVLFAGAARIPVIDGQLTLTSEDAAEAASILGARHVVPLHFEHWGHFTEGADTLVEAFEKSPARLHLPKPGERIELGGEFS